tcttttcttgtgttttgtgtttttgttttacaatttaATTGTAAATCTTCATTTAAACTATGGATGCCACCTCCTTCATTGGAAACAGATCTTGATCTTTGGTGGCAtccatgaaagtgtatttttgtttgtaatgtttcttctgtaaaaatgtgtccTGCTTGTTTTACACTTTCTGAATAAAATACCTACCTAACACCATACTCGTACATCGAAGGTCATTAAAGCCGTAATACATCTGATAAGTCATGCATATAACTGGTGGTGCTGTCTTTTAATTTTGTTCTTGCATTATTGGCAGGTCACTTTACTTGTCTCAAAGCATGGTATGGTATTATCTCATTCATGCAAAGGTTCCTGAGACTATTGCTAAAGCATTTCTATTGGTCAATGGATATTCTCTATTCACTGTGTATGGCGCTGCTCTTCATTTAACTACTTCTATCTTCTGGTCTAACGTAACCATTTTCTATATTTGATAATCTAACACACCGTTGCTCAATCTTCCGGTCTAATGTGACCATTTTCCATTTcccgaaaaagaaaagaagtttcTGAGTTGCCCAATTTCTGATTTCCCTGTCTGAATTGACCCGTCAAGATATACATTATTTCTCATTTCCAGGTCTGAGCGAACCCGGTCTAGAGCTGTGCTGCGGTCTATGGGAACCCACCTATTCTGTTCTGTGGTCTAAACGTGAACCCAATTGGTCCTGAAGTGGAgcccccggggaagacccaggacacgctggagggattatatctcccagctggcctgggaacgcctcgggatccacCAGAATGAGCTGGCgaatgttgcgggtgagagggaagcctgggtcagcctgctgggtctgctaCCACCGCGACCTGACCCCGGACTAAGCGgttgaaaatggaaaaaagaatGGAGTTCAACACAGTCTttccaggagaacatctgctctcttcacgatgaggtgatgaagattTTCTGCCGTACTGATCAGCAGTGTATCTGTTATCTCTGCTTAATGGATGAACACAAAGGCCACGACAcagtctcagctgcagcagaaaggaccgagaggcagagagagctggaggggagtcgactaaacatccagcagagaatccaggacagagagaaagatgtgaagctgctccatcaggaggtggaggccatcaatctctctgctgataaaacagtGGAGATCAGTGAGAAGATCTTCACTGAGCTGATCCGTCTCTTTGAGAAAAGAAGCTCTGATGTGACGCAGCAGGTCAGAtcccagcagagaactgaagtgagtcgagtcaaagagcttcaggagaagctggagcaggagatcactgagctgaagaggaacgacgctgagctgcagaagctctcacacacagaggatctcaACCAGTTTCTCCACAACTACCCCTCACTGTCACCACTCAGTGAGTCTACAGACTCATCCAGCATCAACATCCGTCCTCTGAGCTACTTTGAGGACGTTACAGCGGCTGTTTCAGAAATCAGAGATAAACTACTGGACGtcctgagagagaaatggaCAAACGTCTCACTGACGGTGACTGAAGTGGATGTTTTACCGTCACTATCAGAGCCCAAGACCAGAGCTGGATTCTTAAAGTATTCACGGAAACTCACactggatccaaacacagcacacagacagCTGTTATTATCTAATCGGAACAGAAGAGCTACATTAATGAGTGAACAACAGTCTTATTCTAGTCATCCAGAAAGATTCACTGAATGCTTACAGGTCCTGAgtagagagagtctgactggacgttgttactgggaggtggagtggTATGGAAAGGAAGGTTATATAGCAGTTGCATACAAGGATATCAGCAGAAAAGGGGACAGTCGCGAATGTGAGTTCGGAGGAAATGACAAATCGTGGGTGTTGTTTTGTCGCCGAGATTATAGTTTGGAGTTTTTGAACTACAAATCCCACATTTACTTGtctcctcctcagtcctccagaataggagtgtacctggatcacagatcaggtattctgtccttctacagcgtctctgaaaccatgactctcctccacagagtccagaccacattcactcagcctctctatgcTGGACTTCAGCTTCTTTATTCCTTGGGATACTCTGCTGAGTTGTGTAAACTAAAATAGACAGAAGTCATTTGAGGGTTAAACTCTTGAACTCATTTATTCTCCATGTTTGTGTCTCAGAGCTGATTGTTGAGGCTTTTCTTCACTGCACTgagatcagctgtcagtcaaacctTCTGGGTGCTACTTTGACATCTTCTCATGAGTTGTTCTGTAAATGTTTGACttcctgtaggtggcgctccttcctgtgtctgttAAGTCATGGAGGCTCTCAGTGCTCATGATGACATTTCTCTGCATGAACATGTAAAGTTTTCTGAGCTCTAAATGTCTCATGAACATTtctattgattttttttatattgcatgTTTCAGAAGAGATAAAATCATCTTTACCTTGGTTGAGTTTCTGGTTGAACTCATTGATTGTGTGGATGAAGTGAATCTGTCCATAAACTCGTTGATCAAGAGTCTCTTAACAGACTTTACTGATGGGATGTGAGAACAAACTCAAtgtttaaatgattaataaacaaacatgaacaaagtattttcctcttgtcttcattcAAGCTGatgtataaaatatgaaactaaTATGAGAGAATAACTGAGCCAGTTTTCGCCCTGAAAGACCACAAAGTACAGAGTTTGTGAGGAGCATTTGTCAGTCTCTGTCCTTTAAACTTTCCTCACTAAAAGTTTGATATCACTTGTTGCTTTTTAAAACCATTTTGTTTCTTGgtccactaaaccaccaacccACGGCCCGGTACCGGGCTGCACAAAGTTTCTATTGATTATCGATgtctgaaagatgttttattttgaaaaatgtaaaatacatgtacgtatgtgtgtgtgtatatatacaggtTTACAGAAGCTAGAGGAGCAGAAggagtatatatatgtatacgtatatatataaatatatatatgtctatacgtacacatatatatatatacgtgtatctatatacatatacctatattacattacatgtcatttagctgacacttttttccaaagcgacttacaataagtgcagtcaacatgagtacaaactcagaacaacaagaatcgagaaagtacaatttcttcaataaagttaaactacaaagtatgtacagtatgtgtacatatgtacagACACGTACATACAcgtatatacgtatgtatatacatatgtgtatatatatacatgtatatacatagatacgtatacatatatacatatgtatatacatagatacgtatacatatatacgtatgtatatacatatatacgtatgtatatacatatatacgtatatatatacatatttacatacgCATATATAAACAGATCTTTGATTACTTGATTCtgctacaaaaaaagaaaattagcttctcccccacacctcagaacagatgatgtcactggttcCCCACCGTCCAAAGTGGGCGGGTTCTAAGTCAAAACCCTCCCACTTTTGACTTGGAACCCGCCCACTTTTGAATTAGAAACCCTCTCACCTTTGATTTGGAACCACCCAGTTTTTAACTTGGAACCCACCCACCTTTTACCTAGAAACCCTCTCACTTTTGACTTagaaacccacccacccacttttctttttttctttctgcttctccctaaaaacaggctttttttttttgccgctgGATAAAGCTGAAGTCCACCCACTGAAGAAACCCACCCACTTTTGACTTGAAACCCACCCACTTTTGACTTGAAACCCGGCCACTTTTGACTTGGAACCCACccaaaatgtgtcatttctgATTTTgtgctacacaaaataaactaaattgaatttaatCGTTTTTTCTGCCCAGCAGCGCAGCTTTAAAGCAAATATAAAAATGCTCTACGTTCTATTTGACATCAGGTAAATAACCCACGCTGCTCTCTGTGTATATAAATACTCTTTATACTTCACATCCATGTTACATTCAAAAGGAATAGAAATACAACCAACAGCAAAAGTCACATTAAAGCCATTGAAGACATCGTCACTTGCAGCCTCCTAAGCcaccaaaacaaattaaatataaaaactttTAAAGATAAAACGATCCAAATTAATTAGGGTTGAGAACACAACCACAAAACCCCACAACCCCACAACCCAGACACCACAGGGCTCCCGGAAGCTCAACCGAATGTTGAACAGACGGATAAAAAGCCACAATTTTGGCATAATTCATCCAAGTATCAAGTAAGAAAAATGGcattaagaaaacatatttgatCGCTTGCATTGTTGAGTGAAAACCTCAATATCTGACATCAGTTTGTATTGTGCTCATTTTACAATGCGTCTAAATCTCTGAATCCTGCGTCCTTCCTGGTCGTCTAATAGGCGAGATATATTTGTGAAGCAGGTTTTCCTCAAATTAAAAGAGCGTTTGGAGCCTACTCTGATTAGTAAATTTAGCTTCCAGGAACAGTTAACTTATTGTGTATCACATAGATCAAACAAATATGCCAATTTAAAAGTTATTTCTATAAGTCTACTTACAACAGCAACCAGTTGTAGGATCTTACTTGATAGCCCTTTTTTTAGCCATCTTTTTCGTCGCGATTCTTTATGGATGTAGCTCGGAAGCAAGCTATGTCAGTCAGAGACGGCTGAGATATGATGGGCACCAAGTCAGACCTATTTGAAATCCCTGTACAAATTTTATATGTGCAACTTTGGTCCGCTCCAATTTTCTTATGGCGGACTCCTGGAGCTTCACTGAAGTCCCAATGGGCACAAAACTTGCGCCGATACGTCTTCAGCTAAATTTATTTTGTGCTGCCCGGACCAAATTTGCATTGACTTAATGTGCAATATTGTACCACCACTTAAATTCACTTTGCTTTGAGTGTGAACACAAAGTCCCGAAAGGCTTGATTGAAAAGTCtcattttgtaattgttttctgATGTCTAATGTATTTACAGCCTCACTGGGCTtctgtaattgttttttgtattcttgTTGCTATCAGTAACacattattttacaaatataataatgtaatattctGATAATTTGGTATCAAGGTGAATTTTAATTTGTGGTTAATGTATATATaatcaaacaaagacaaaaacaccacATGTGAGTTGATGTACCTGGTGGGATTGTTTTGGGGGACCAGCCCCAGAGCAGACAAACAATTCtaactcattaaaaaaaataataaaagattgcTATTATATAATttacactgcaaaaaaaaaaacatattgtaacCACCACCAGATGCTTTGTTCCAGCATAAATAGCGCCCGGCGTTACACCGACGTCACACGAATGACGACCTctcctgagtcactgtcctggCTGAGGTTGTTTCGGGGCACCAGGCCGGGGCAAAAGGGGGCCAGACAGAGGCAGGTCCATGGCTGCCGCCCCAGCTGGGTGGGGCGGGAGGGGCCGTCGGGCCCAAAAGTGGCCAGAGGCAACCACAGCGTCCTGGGGGCCAGCGAGGAATGGCCAGTGCtcgtctcctccatgtccttcGCTTTATCGTAGCTCTGGACATCCCAGTGGAGGTTGACGGCTCGCCAGCGCATGAAGACGTTGTACACAGCCGCCCCCTCGTGGACGATCAAACCTGTCACAAGGACACAACAAACATTACAGGAAACGCTGAAATCCTTCGATACCGTCACGTTTTTAGGTGTTTTTTAAACGTCACTTAGAGAGGAAATATTCAGAATTAGGTATTGTAATATCATCAACATATTAATGGTCATGAACACACTTATTAAACGAATTGGACAAAACAACCTGACCTGAGGTTGAACTCTTGACTTCTTGTTCACCTATAAAATAACCATTTCTTCATCAATAACTCAACCTGTGTTTAATTCTGGATTACTCGAGCTTCAACTGATTTATTATCACCAGAGGAACCACTTTACGCTTTTTCTGACAACTCATTCGGAGGCTCACCTACGCATACCAGGTCCATGAAGCCGTACATGCCATAGCAGATCTGGAAGAGGACGTCGCGGCGCTGCCAGATGGCCTGCGGGCTGAGAGCTGACCACAGCAGCCAGGAGATGCTGGCCACCAGGAAGAGAGAGCCCAGGAACACTGCGATGATCTGCACCTTCTCCAccagggtgatggtgatggactGCCACTGCACACGGAAACGAGAGAGAACCAATGGGACTGTGACAAAAATGGGATTGTTTTGCATCTAATCCCACTCGCCAGCGATGTCATGCCATCATGGGATTTTACCTTTAATGTAAGGCGTTTTTACAGAGCTTTAGACAAGCAGCAATATTATCAAATTTGCTCTGTGgaaagttttctttttattcaactTATCTTCACGCGACAGCCATCAATAGAATCATGTACAATCTTGTGTCACTAAGTAACACAGTCGGGTTATGTTGCCCTTAGATTCTTTCAAAGTGCAGGATCCGAGACTAGGAGCATTTTGATcgcctctcaacggctctcgACAACAACGAAGacgcaaaacaacaacaaagagccACAAAACGactccaaagagacacaaaacaacttcaaggagaagcaaaatgaccacaaagagacacaaaacaacttaaaagggaagcaaaattaccacaaagagacacaaaataacttcAAAAGGaagcaaaatgaccacaaagagacacaaaacaacttcaaagggaagcaaaatgaccacaaagagacacaaaacaacttcaaagggaagcaaaatgaccacaaagagacacaaaacaacttcaaagagaagcaaaatgaccacaaagaggcacaaaacaacttcaaagggaagcaaaatgaccacaaagagacacaaaacaacttcaaagggaagcaaaatgaccacaaagagacacaaaataacttcAAAGGGAAGCAaaattaccacaaagagacacaaaataacttcAAAGGGGAAGCAAAattaccacaaagagatacaaaactaCAAAGAAGAGGCTAAACACCTATTGTGTGTCTCGGGTCCCATGCAGGTAAAGTGGTGGGGGACCTGTTGCATGTCTGTGCCCCCGGGGGCCCATTGTCTATAGTGTGGCCGTGAGAACACGACgtcatggggaaaaaaacacaaaacacaaaatcagCAGGACAAAAAAGTTGTGGAGAGAACAAATCTGTGTGTCAGAGCCAAATCGCTAACAAGAGAAAATAGgagtgtggaggagaggaaagaaaacaggaaaaaaaaaaaaaactcggaAAAAGAAAATCGTTGACGCTGAGCGGATGATTGTGAAGCTGCACAGTTCAGAAGAAAAGTCTTCAgctcagctgtgtgtttgttcggTCTGCCGGGGACTCAAGTCCCATCTGGAGCGAAAGGATCTGAAAACGCCTTCACGTTCTTCAGTGAAAGAAACGATCCAGAATGCAGATAGTTTAAAGTCTCTTTCTGTTCAGCTTTGGAGGAAATGAGGACCGAAGGAATCCCGACGCTCCAAACTGACAGCAGAGACCTGAAGAGGAACCGGAGACCCTCTGCAGGTTCACAGCCAAAAGAGACaacttcatttcatttcttgACAATAAAACTCTTGACCACGTTGTTTTAGATGCAATTTagttgagcaaaaaaaaaaaaaaaacgctgtaAAAAAGCCCTTCCGCAGTGATGGGGGATGGTCAAAGATTCagagcagcagaagcagaaaTGTCCTGTTTTATGGTccataaattaaaacaatgatCGCTTAACTTCCCACGATGCACTCTGCCTGGTAAATGCTCGCGCATCTTTAATGTCATTCACCCAGACTCTTTGAGTGGTTTTTCTGATGAATTAAAGCGACAGTGGAGCAACCCAGATGTTTCTATTGTTAATCTCCCCAAAAATATGTATGAGGCTGTTCACTAATAAAGTG
This Cyclopterus lumpus isolate fCycLum1 chromosome 17, fCycLum1.pri, whole genome shotgun sequence DNA region includes the following protein-coding sequences:
- the march11 gene encoding E3 ubiquitin-protein ligase MARCHF11 — its product is MSTEEGEAGPACGEAMGGTAAGTAAICRRTWDESEPHDSRAPRRPDDEAERPGEEGEGCCGDACDAGDDAGNLSSEDGAVGGSTSRKEPATHSNCSSETCIPTPSCRICFQGAEQGDLLNPCRCDGSVRYTHQHCLLKWISERGCWTCELCCYRFHVIAINMKTPWQWQSITITLVEKVQIIAVFLGSLFLVASISWLLWSALSPQAIWQRRDVLFQICYGMYGFMDLVCVGLIVHEGAAVYNVFMRWRAVNLHWDVQSYDKAKDMEETSTGHSSLAPRTLWLPLATFGPDGPSRPTQLGRQPWTCLCLAPFCPGLVPRNNLSQDSDSGEVVIRVTSV
- the LOC117746385 gene encoding tripartite motif-containing protein 16-like; protein product: MLRENICSLHDEVMKIFCRTDQQCICYLCLMDEHKGHDTVSAAAERTERQRELEGSRLNIQQRIQDREKDVKLLHQEVEAINLSADKTVEISEKIFTELIRLFEKRSSDVTQQVRSQQRTEVSRVKELQEKLEQEITELKRNDAELQKLSHTEDLNQFLHNYPSLSPLSESTDSSSINIRPLSYFEDVTAAVSEIRDKLLDVLREKWTNVSLTVTEVDVLPSLSEPKTRAGFLKYSRKLTLDPNTAHRQLLLSNRNRRATLMSEQQSYSSHPERFTECLQVLSRESLTGRCYWEVEWYGKEGYIAVAYKDISRKGDSRECEFGGNDKSWVLFCRRDYSLEFLNYKSHIYLSPPQSSRIGVYLDHRSGILSFYSVSETMTLLHRVQTTFTQPLYAGLQLLYSLGYSAELCKLK